The genomic DNA TTTTCTTGATGACGCAGAGTCGATTCTTCCGGGGGGATGGTCGTGGCGCTTCTTGGCATTGACGTGGGCACCGGTGGATGTAAGGTTGTGGCCTTTCGAGAGAATGGGGAGGTCCTTGCCTCTGCTTTCCGGGAATACCCTTTCCTGACGCCAAGGCCCGGGTGGCTCGAGATTGGCCCCGAGCAAATCTGGCAGGCGGTGTGCGGGGCACTCAGAGAAGTGGCACGGGAAACCCCTGAGCCGATTGCCTCTCTGGCCGTGACTTCCCACGGAGAGACCCTTGTGCCTCTTGGATTTCATGGAGAACCACTCCACCTTGCCATTGCCAACTTCGATACCCGGGCCAACGGGTACGTGGAATTCTTCAGAGAACGCTTCGACCCCTTTACCCTCTTTGCAATCACCGGCATGCCCTTGCATGGGATGTACACGGTGAATAAAATTCTCTGGCTCCGGGACCACAGGCGAGAAGTCTTCGAAAAGGCGTGGAAATTCTCCTGTGTGGCGGATTTCGTGATTTCTCGCCTCACCGGGGAAGAGCCTGTTATGGACTACTCCCTCGCCTCCCGAACCATGATGTTCGATGTGCGGAAGAGAACCTGGGCCGAAGAAGTCCTCAGCGCGGTATCCCTTGAGAGGGAAAGGCTTCCTCAGGTCCTTCCTGCAGGGTCTTTGGTGGGATACCTCAGGGAAGACCTTGCGCAAGACCTTGGGATAAAGGGGAAAATTCCGGTGGCCACCGGAGGGCATGACCAGCCCTGCGGGGTTTTGGGATGCGGCGTGCGCAAGCGCGGTGAGGCCATGTACGGCATTGGGACCTCTGAATGTGTGGCGCTCAATATTGGCTCTGAGCCCTTTCTTACCCGGGAGATGATGGAGCATGGGTTCTGCTGCTATCCCCATGTGGGAGAAAATGAGTACATCACCTTGGCGTACATTGCTTCCGGGGGGTCTGTTGTGCGCTGGTTTCGGGATGCCATTGCGCCTGACGTGAAGGAGAAAGCCGAGGATCCGTACCGGGCCCTTTTTGCAAAACTTCCGCCGCATCCGGTTTCGATTTTCGTTCTGCCTCACTTCGCAGGTTCTGGGACTCCTTACCTCGATGAGCATTCTCGAGGGGCGATTGTAGGCCTTACCCTGGCGGCTTCCCGCTGGGATATCTTCCGGGCAATTCTTGAGAGCCTCACCTACGAGATGCGGTTGAACCTTGACCTTTTCGCTTCCTTCGGCCTTCCGGTTCTTGACCTTCGGGCTATCGGTGGAGGGGCAAGATCTCCGGAGTGGCTGAGGATAAAAGCGGATATTCTCGGTAAACCCCTCCTTCTTCCCGAGACCGAAGAGGCTGTGGCCCTGGGGACGGCGATTCTTGCCGGAAAGGCAAGTGGGGTTTTCACAAGCACCCAGGAGGGCATTGCGGCAATGGTTCGCTTCCGGGGCGAGATTCGTCCCTCGCCTCAGGGGGCCGTATATGAGGAGTACTACAGGGTGTACCGGAAGTTGTACAATGCTTTGTGGGAAATCCATCACCTTGTGAGCGCCTTGGAGAGAAAGGGGGAGAATCATGAAGAGTAAAGGATTTGCCACGGGAATCTGGGTTTTTGGAGGGTGTCCGGACCGCTTCTGTCCCCGAGGGTACAAGGAGGACGTGCCTCTTGAGAAAGCCCTCGATGCCATCGCTGCGGTTGAGGACCTCAAGGGTGTCATCATGCACTACCCAAATCCAATCAACGAGGAGAGCGCAGAACGCATCAAGAGAGAGCTCAGCGCCCGGGGTCTTTCCCTTGCTTCCTGTGATGTGGACCTTTTTGGGGATCCGATGTTTGCCTTGGGAGGTCTCATGTCTGAAGATGAGAAGGTGCGCAGGCGGGCCATTGAGCTCTCCAAGAAAGCCATGGATATGGCCGAGTACTTTGGGGCTGATGTCATGAACCTCTGGCCAGGACAGGACGGCTTTGACTATCCTTTCCAGATTGACTACCGGGCTCAGTGGAACCTCCTCATCGAGGCACTGCGGGAAATCGCAAGCCACAACCCCCGGGTGAAGTTGAGCTTAGAGTACAAACTTCGGGAGCCCCGGACGCACTCGACCATCGCCACCTCTGGTCTTGCTCTCTTTCTTGCCCGGGAAGTGGGTCTCCCCAATGTAGGTGTAACCATTGACCTTGGGCACTCCTTCAACTGCAAGGAGTCTCCGGGAAATGTGGTGGCTCTCCTTGACCGTTTCGGGAAACTCTTTGCGCTCCACTTAAACGACAACTTCCGGGATTGGGACGATGACATGGCAGTAGGGACGGTGCACTTCTTCGAGACCCTCGAATTCCTCTACTACCTCTTCCACTCGAACTACGAAGGGTGGCTTGGCCTTGACATCTTCCCGTACCGGGAGAACCCATCCCTTGCCTGCACAGTGAGCATCGAGAACATCAAGATGATGCTCGGCGTGGTGGAAAAGATTGACGTGGCAGCCCTTCGGGAGTACCAGAAGAGAGCCGATGCCTTGGGTGCTTTCCGATACATTCGAAGCCTCCTCTGAGGAGGGAGAAGCGTGAGTTACCTCGGAATTGATGTCGGGACCACAGGGTGCAAAGTCATCGCCTTTGACGAAAGGGGGAACATCCTTGCCCAGGCTTATGCAGAGTATCCCCTCCACCATCCAAAGAACGGGTGGAGTGAACTCGATGCCGAAGAAGTTTACGAAAAGGTTGTGGCCTGCTTGCGGAAGGTCACAGAGAGCATCCGCCACGACCCTCCGGTGAGCCTTGCCATCTCTTCCCAGGGGGAGGCGGTTGTTCCCGTTGACGAAAAAGGTAAAGCCCTTGCCCGAAGCATCGTCACCTTTGATGAGCGGGGGGACGAGTTCGTCCCCCTCTTCGAGGAAAAGCTTGGGAGAGAGCGCTTTTTCGCCATTACTGGAATGACCCTCTCAGGAATAGGAACGGTGAACAAGATCCTCTGGTGGAAGAAGTACGCCCCGGAGGTTTTCGAGAACGCGCGCTACTTCCTCTGCTTTGAGGATTTCCTCATCTTTCGTTTTGGTCTTCCTCCGGCGATAAGCTTTCCCCTTGCCTCCCGGACCATGATGTTTGACGTGGAGAAAGGCACCTGGTCCGAGGAGATTCTGAACATTGCAGGCATTGAGCCGGAACGCTTAGCGCAGCCCTACCTTTCTGGGACTCCTATTGGCGAGGTGTCCCGCAAGTTTGCCGAAGACCTGGGGTGGGAGAAGCCCGTCCTTGTGGCGACAGGAGGGCACGACCAGCCCTGTGGAGCCTTAGGGGCGGGGGTCATCCGAGAGGGCCTTGCCATGGACGCCACGGGAACGGTGGAATGCATCGCTCCGGCCATTCCTCATTTTGTCAAGAGCAGGACCATGTGGGAGAACAACCTCTGCTCGTACCACCATGCCTTTCCTGGTCTCTACACGACTCTCGTGTACAACTTCACCGGTGGGGTGATTTTGCGCTGGTTCCGGGATCAATTCGGAGAAAAGGAGAAGGAGATGGCGGCGCAATTGGGGAAAGACGCTTATGAGCTCCTCCTTGAAGGGCTTCCGGAGGAACCTACAGACCTTCTTGTCCTTCCCCATTTCACCATGACCGGAACACCCTACTTTGACAGCCACTCCATGGGTATGGTGGTGGGCTTGAGTCTCAGGACAACGAAAAAGGAGTTCATCAAGGCACTCCTTGAGGGTGTGAGCTACGAAATGAAGCTCAACCTGTCCCTTCTTGCCGAGGCAGGAATTGAAGTTGCGCGCCTTCGGGCCATTGGGGGAGGGGCAAAAAGCCCGGTGTGGCTCAGGCTCAAAGCGGATATCTACGGCGTGCCTGTGGAGACTCTCTCGGTTTCTGAAGCAGCTTGTTTTGGTGCAGCCCTCCTTGGGCGGAAGGCAAAGGAAGGAATCGGAGATTTCGCCGCTCTCATCGATGACCTTGTGAGAGTCCAGAGGGTATACGAGCCGAATCCCGAAAGAGCGAAAGTGTACGAAGAGCGTTTCGCCATGTACCGGCGTTTGTACCCGGCGTTGAAAAACGTTATTCTGGGGGGCAAGAGCCTATGAAAGCCGCGGTTTTCCTTGGCCCAGGAAGTATTGAAATCCAGGATGTTCCAGAACCCCAGGTAGGTCCTGGGGAAGTGCTCCTTCGAGTCCATGCCTGCGCCATCTGCGGAACGGATGTGCGTATTTTCCAGTTCGGCCATCCCCACGTGCGACCCCCGCAGATTACAGGACATGAAATCGCCGGAGAAATTGTGGCCGTTGGGGAAGGGGTCGAAGGGTACAAAGTGGGAGATAAGGTAGCGGTAATCACCGTCATTTCCTGTGGGCGGTGTCGGTACTGCCGTCGGGGTCTGCAGAACCTCTGTCCGGAGCAGCGCTACATCGGGTACCACTATCCCGGAGGTTTTGCCGAGTACATGAAGATGCCCCGGGAAGGAGTTGTTCGAGGGAATCTCCTTGTCCTTCCGCCCGATATGGACCTTCTCGAGGCAAGCCTCATTGAGCCTCTCTCGTGCGTCATCAACGGCCAGTCGTACCTCCACATCGGCCTTGGGGAAACGGTCCTTGTGATTGGGGCGGGACCCATTGGGTGCATGCATGTTGCCATGGCCCGCAACCACGGCGCGGGAAAAATCATCCTTGCCGATATCTCCGATGAGCGCCTGGAACTTGCTCAAAGAATAGGGGCTGATGTGTACATCAATCCCCAGAAGGAAGACCTCAAAGAGCGTGTCCTTGAGCTCACCGATGGCCTTGGGGTTGATGTGGTGGTGGTAGCTGCCTCTTCCGGGAGCGCCCAGGAACAGGCCCTGGAACTTGTGGCCCCTCAAGGGCGTATCAGTCTCTTTGGAGGATTGCCAAAGGATAAGCCAACCATAACGTTCAACAGCAATATCGTCCACTACAAGGAAATCGGGGTCTTTGGGGTTTTCGCTTCCCATGCCTCTCAGTATGAAGAGGCGGCTCGGCTCATCCATGCTCGAAGGGTGCCCGTCCGGGACCTTATCACCCATGTGCTGCCCCTTGAGAGTTTGGTGGAGGGTATTGAACTTGTGAGGAGCGGAAAGGCGTTGAAG from Candidatus Caldatribacterium sp. includes the following:
- a CDS encoding TIM barrel protein, which gives rise to MKSKGFATGIWVFGGCPDRFCPRGYKEDVPLEKALDAIAAVEDLKGVIMHYPNPINEESAERIKRELSARGLSLASCDVDLFGDPMFALGGLMSEDEKVRRRAIELSKKAMDMAEYFGADVMNLWPGQDGFDYPFQIDYRAQWNLLIEALREIASHNPRVKLSLEYKLREPRTHSTIATSGLALFLAREVGLPNVGVTIDLGHSFNCKESPGNVVALLDRFGKLFALHLNDNFRDWDDDMAVGTVHFFETLEFLYYLFHSNYEGWLGLDIFPYRENPSLACTVSIENIKMMLGVVEKIDVAALREYQKRADALGAFRYIRSLL
- a CDS encoding alcohol dehydrogenase catalytic domain-containing protein; its protein translation is MKAAVFLGPGSIEIQDVPEPQVGPGEVLLRVHACAICGTDVRIFQFGHPHVRPPQITGHEIAGEIVAVGEGVEGYKVGDKVAVITVISCGRCRYCRRGLQNLCPEQRYIGYHYPGGFAEYMKMPREGVVRGNLLVLPPDMDLLEASLIEPLSCVINGQSYLHIGLGETVLVIGAGPIGCMHVAMARNHGAGKIILADISDERLELAQRIGADVYINPQKEDLKERVLELTDGLGVDVVVVAASSGSAQEQALELVAPQGRISLFGGLPKDKPTITFNSNIVHYKEIGVFGVFASHASQYEEAARLIHARRVPVRDLITHVLPLESLVEGIELVRSGKALKAVISLVR